Proteins from a genomic interval of Zingiber officinale cultivar Zhangliang chromosome 1B, Zo_v1.1, whole genome shotgun sequence:
- the LOC122055859 gene encoding LOW QUALITY PROTEIN: uncharacterized protein LOC122055859 (The sequence of the model RefSeq protein was modified relative to this genomic sequence to represent the inferred CDS: substituted 2 bases at 2 genomic stop codons), producing the protein MAAHVNAGRRLVALVLAVCLSCGVAARVGGPEGRQRLQIGRHLKRLNKPPVKSIKSPDGDIIDCVHVAHQPAFDHPLLKNHTIQTRPNFHPEGLFDDDKVASQKKTPSGVQLWHQNGRCPEDTVPIRRTSRADVLRASSIKRYGRKKHKSIPNPLSVEPDLLNENGHQHAIAYVEGDKYYGAKATINVWQPGIQQTNEFSLSQLWILGGSFGEDLNSIEAGWQVSPDLYGDNNTRLFSYWTSDAYQATGCYNLLCSGFIQVNNEIAMGASIYPISNHSCMYNHAQTPNAKALQIFFFIIDNIFLYHYEXWHXQDPKEGHWWMQFGRDYVLGYWPSFLFSYLADSASMIQWGGEAVNSEPDGVHTSAEMGSGHFAEEGYSKASYFRNIQIVDGSNNLRAPTRIGSFTEQSNCYDVQNGNNGEWGQHFYYGGPGRNSNCP; encoded by the exons ATGGCGGCGCACGTTAATGCCGGCCGCCGTCTTGTCGCGCTGGTGCTGGCGGTTTGCCTGTCGTGCGGTGTCGCGGCGCGCGTCGGCGGGCCGGAAGGGAGGCAGCGGTTGCAGATTGGGCGGCACCTCAAGAGGCTCAACAAACCCCCAGTCAAGAGCATCAAG AGTCCAGATGGAGATATCATAGACTGCGTGCATGTGGCTCACCAACCAGCTTTCGATCATCCTTTGCTCAAGAACCACACTATCCAG ACAAGACCAAATTTCCACCCAGAAGGCCTGTTTGATGATGACAAAGTAGCATCGCAGAAGAAAACTCCCTCCGGGGTTCAGCTGTGGCACCAAAATGGGAGATGCCCGGAGGACACCGTTCCTATCAGGAGAACCAGTAGGGCTGACGTGTTAAGGGCTAGCTCCATTAAGAGATACGGGAGGAAGAAGCATAAAAGCATTCCCAACCCCCTGTCTGTTGAGCCAGACCTTCTCAATGAGAATGGACACCAG CATGCCATTGCTTACGTAGAGGGAGACAAATACTACGGAGCAAAGGCAACGATCAACGTTTGGCAGCCAGGTATCCAGCAAACTAATGAGTTCAGTCTCTCCCAGCTCTGGATTTTAGGGGGCTCTTTCGGGGAGGATCTCAACAGCATCGAAGCTGGTTGGCag GTCAGCCCAGATCTGTATGGAGACAATAATACCAGACTGTTCAGTTATTGGACT AGTGATGCATATCAAGCAACTGGCTGCTACAACCTACTGTGCTCTGGATTCATTCAAGTAAACAATGAGATCGCAATGGGCGCCAGCATCTACCCGATCTCCAACCACAGTTGTATGTATAATCATGCACAAACACCAAATGCAAAAGCTCTGCAGATCTTTTTCTTTATAATTGATAACATTTTTCTTTACCATTATGAATAATGGCACTGACAGGATCCTAAGGAGGGGCACTGGTGGATGCAATTTGGGAGGGACTATGTGCTTGGCTACTggccttcctttctcttctcctaccTGGCAGATAGTGCGTCAATGATCCAATGGGGAGGGGAGGCTGTGAACTCTGAGCCAGATGGTGTGCATACTTCCGCAGAGATGGGGAGTGGGCACTTCGCTGAAGAAGGATACAGCAAGGCGAGCTACTTCAGGAACATTCAGATAGTTGATGGTTCTAACAATCTAAGAGCTCCAACAAGGATCGGATCCTTCACGGAGCAGTCGAACTGCTACGACGTGCAGAACGGAAACAATGGCGAATGGGGGCAGCACTTCTACTACGGAGGACCGGGTAGAAACTCAAATTGCCCGTAG